Within Microterricola gilva, the genomic segment TCGCGGCGAAGTCGACATTGTGTTCCTGTTGCGCGCGAATGACAGCGTCGATCACTGCGGGGTCCATGAAGGGGCAGTCTGCCGTGATGCGCACGATTAGGCTCGCTTCGGGATGTTGTTGGAGCGCCTGATAGTAACGGTCCAAGACGTCAAACTCACTGCCTCGATGCACCTTGACGCCGAGCTCAGCGCCTAGTGCCTCAACGAGATCGTCGGCCGGCGAGACAGTTGTCGCAATCGCCACCTCGCTCACGAGGCGTGATGCCTGCGCTCTCCGAACAACACGGCTCAACATCGGTTCCCCTCCGATGTCGGCGAAGACCTTGCCTGGGAGGCGGCTCGACCCGGCTCGGGCCTGAATCAAACAGAGCACGCTCATTGCGTTCCCTTCTCGGGATGCCGATCCTGGTGACGACTGATCGCCAAGTCAGCAAGGTCGCGGAGCCTTTGAGGGGCCTTGGCCCAATCAGCTCGCTCACGCACCAGCGTCAGCGCATTGCGTGTGCGTTCAGCAGACGCTTCATCCGGTGATGTTCGTCGATGGCACTCCCGCATGAAAGTACTGAGCCGATCGACATCGCCCACCGGGAAACTGGATCCGGAATGTTCAGTCACCCACTGTGCGTTTCCAGGGATCGCCGTTACACAGACAGGAGTCCCGCACGCCATCGCCTCAAGAAGTGAAACGGATGTTCCATCGACGGGGGAAGGACTGATGTACAGATCAGCCGTTCGATACAACGCAGGCAATCGAGCCCAATCCACGGATCCGATGAATTGAACGCGCTCGGCCAAGCCCGCGTCCACAATCATCTGCTCAAGCGTTGCAGAAAGCGAACCACCAGACGCAATAAGCAGTCGAAGCTCCCGATCGCTGGACGCCGCGAGGATGAAGGCGCGAATCAGAGTATGAAGGTCGTATAGAGGCTCGTGTTGCCGGGCGCACAGTACCACGCGCTCATCATTCACCCAGCCGAGCTCCTGCCGAAGGTCTAAGCCCTCAGGGGTCATACGCGCGAGGTCGATGCCCCAAGGAAACTGCACGATCGAGCCTGCTGGAGCCCCTAGCGCAAGCGCCTTTGCCTGCGGCCCATCGTTGTCGACTA encodes:
- a CDS encoding glycosyltransferase; its protein translation is MRILYASRGRTTHDVRFLDAWMAAGFDVLMVAVSDGSSSSPQLRDFGERVAAALGEFSPNIVQAGPLTDVAAEVVKHWDGPLIVTSWGFDLMKDVDIDVLALAQARRSIERADAILVDNDGPQAKALALGAPAGSIVQFPWGIDLARMTPEGLDLRQELGWVNDERVVLCARQHEPLYDLHTLIRAFILAASSDRELRLLIASGGSLSATLEQMIVDAGLAERVQFIGSVDWARLPALYRTADLYISPSPVDGTSVSLLEAMACGTPVCVTAIPGNAQWVTEHSGSSFPVGDVDRLSTFMRECHRRTSPDEASAERTRNALTLVRERADWAKAPQRLRDLADLAISRHQDRHPEKGTQ